One genomic region from Lysobacterales bacterium encodes:
- a CDS encoding peptidylprolyl isomerase, which translates to MLNRFCFALLCLLPIAAFAQSTTNPRVLLDTDRGPILLELDAVNTPRTTANFLSYVDDGSYNNTLVHRIVPNFVVQAGAADARFQAIRAKPSIVSERRPAPSNLRGTLAMALASNQFTGAVQRDSATSSFFINTRDNAQLDPDFTVFGRVIHGMALVDQLNAEPIFPNSTDSPVRYPLIKRAVRTSGFPILPLHSGSWYDPEKSGRGIVLEIAQSAPGTANGDQPLMVVYWYDYFEGRQVWMNGAVPFSWGASEVTVPLQITNGGQFGAAFAPPQVQTNRDWGRLTVRFTACDRGQFRFESSYGNGEYSLTRITVPTTGRCNAN; encoded by the coding sequence ATGCTGAATCGCTTCTGCTTCGCCCTGCTCTGCCTGCTGCCCATCGCCGCATTCGCCCAGAGCACGACCAATCCGCGCGTGCTGCTGGATACCGACCGCGGGCCGATCCTGCTCGAACTCGACGCCGTGAACACGCCGAGGACGACGGCCAACTTCCTGTCCTATGTCGATGACGGCAGCTACAACAACACGCTGGTCCATCGCATCGTGCCGAATTTCGTGGTGCAGGCCGGCGCTGCCGATGCGCGCTTCCAGGCCATCCGCGCCAAGCCTTCCATCGTGTCGGAACGGCGCCCCGCGCCCAGCAACCTGCGCGGCACGCTGGCAATGGCGCTGGCCTCGAACCAGTTCACCGGTGCGGTGCAGCGCGACTCGGCGACTTCGAGCTTCTTCATCAACACCCGGGACAACGCCCAGCTGGATCCCGACTTCACGGTGTTCGGCCGCGTCATCCACGGCATGGCCCTGGTGGACCAGCTCAATGCCGAGCCGATCTTCCCCAACAGCACCGACTCGCCTGTGCGCTACCCGCTGATCAAGCGCGCCGTGCGCACCAGCGGCTTTCCGATCCTGCCCCTGCATTCAGGTTCGTGGTACGACCCGGAGAAATCGGGCCGCGGCATCGTGCTGGAAATCGCGCAGTCCGCGCCGGGCACCGCCAATGGCGACCAGCCGCTGATGGTCGTGTACTGGTACGACTATTTCGAGGGTCGTCAGGTGTGGATGAATGGCGCGGTGCCATTCAGCTGGGGCGCCAGTGAAGTGACCGTGCCGCTGCAGATCACCAACGGCGGCCAGTTCGGCGCTGCGTTCGCCCCGCCCCAGGTGCAGACGAACCGCGACTGGGGTCGCCTGACGGTGCGCTTCACGGCGTGCGACCGCGGTCAGTTCCGCTTCGAGTCCAGCTATGGCAACGGCGAGTACAGCTTGACCCGCATCACGGTGCCCACCACGGGCCGCTGCAACGCCAACTGA
- the nei gene encoding endonuclease VIII — MPEGPEIRRAADQLAHAVAGQVLSDVWFAFPALAAQADALVGRRVLAIEPHGKALLTHFENGLSLYTHNQLYGVWKVASPGRWPETSRSLRVALSTAKKSILLYSASDIELWPTQRLPEHPFLAKLGPDVLDPRLDAETVAARLELPRFRGRSLTALLLDQGFLAGMGNYLRSEVLFEAAIAPQRRPRDLAPPELRALAKALLAVPRRSYATRGVSRRGSSRLRADLQVDHGDAFRFRVFDRAGEACEACGGTVQREELGGRRLYWCSRCQT, encoded by the coding sequence ATGCCTGAAGGTCCCGAGATCCGCCGCGCCGCCGATCAGCTCGCTCATGCTGTCGCCGGGCAGGTGCTGAGCGATGTGTGGTTCGCGTTCCCCGCACTTGCCGCCCAGGCCGATGCCCTGGTCGGCAGGCGCGTGCTGGCCATCGAGCCGCATGGCAAAGCGCTGCTCACCCACTTCGAGAACGGGCTGAGCCTCTACACCCATAACCAGCTGTATGGCGTGTGGAAAGTCGCTTCACCGGGACGCTGGCCCGAAACCTCACGCAGCCTGCGGGTCGCGCTTTCGACCGCGAAGAAGTCGATCCTGCTCTACTCGGCTTCGGACATCGAGCTTTGGCCAACGCAGCGCCTGCCCGAGCATCCCTTTCTCGCCAAGCTCGGCCCCGATGTGCTTGATCCCCGGCTGGACGCAGAAACCGTTGCCGCGCGGCTTGAGCTGCCGCGCTTCCGCGGCCGCAGCCTGACCGCGCTGCTCTTGGACCAAGGCTTCCTGGCCGGCATGGGCAACTACCTGCGCTCCGAGGTGCTGTTCGAAGCGGCGATTGCACCGCAGCGTCGACCGCGGGATCTCGCGCCCCCCGAGCTGCGGGCATTGGCGAAAGCGCTGCTGGCGGTTCCGCGGCGCAGCTACGCGACGCGCGGTGTGTCGCGACGCGGAAGCAGCCGCCTGCGTGCGGATCTGCAGGTCGATCATGGCGATGCCTTCCGCTTCCGCGTGTTCGACCGCGCCGGCGAAGCCTGCGAAGCCTGCGGCGGCACCGTGCAGCGCGAGGAATTGGGGGGTCGGCGCCTGTACTGGTGCAGTCGCTGCCAAACCTGA
- the trxA gene encoding thioredoxin: MSDSVFSFDATTAAFEQDVILRSKEVPVLVDFWATWCGPCKQVKPILEKLAAEYNGGFLLAKVDVDKEQQLAAMVGIRSVPTILLLKDGQIVDGFPGALPEAQLRAFLAQHGVQPREAADEEAVVAEAEELLPQERVDQLRAQIEAEPERAELKLDLALALLTTGDSAEAEALLDALPANLATDERAKRGRARLGFARLLSGAPAPIALQARLAANPDDLEALHLLGVHHIVAGDSAAGFDALLELLKRDRSWREGQPRKSLIEAFSLVEDEDLVGRSRRRMASLLF, encoded by the coding sequence ATGAGCGACAGCGTCTTCAGTTTCGATGCCACCACCGCTGCTTTCGAGCAGGACGTCATCCTGCGTTCGAAGGAGGTGCCGGTGCTGGTCGATTTCTGGGCGACCTGGTGCGGCCCCTGCAAACAGGTCAAGCCGATCCTTGAGAAGCTCGCGGCCGAGTACAACGGCGGCTTCCTGCTGGCCAAGGTCGATGTCGACAAGGAGCAGCAGCTCGCGGCGATGGTCGGCATCCGTTCGGTGCCAACGATCCTGCTGCTCAAGGACGGCCAGATCGTCGACGGCTTCCCCGGCGCCCTGCCCGAGGCGCAGCTGCGCGCCTTCCTCGCCCAGCACGGCGTGCAGCCCCGCGAAGCAGCGGACGAAGAGGCCGTTGTCGCTGAAGCCGAAGAGCTGCTGCCGCAGGAGCGCGTCGATCAGCTGCGCGCGCAGATCGAGGCCGAGCCCGAGCGTGCCGAGCTGAAGCTCGACCTCGCCTTGGCCCTGCTCACCACTGGCGACAGCGCAGAGGCCGAAGCCCTGCTGGATGCCCTGCCCGCCAACCTCGCCACCGACGAGCGCGCCAAGCGCGGACGCGCCCGTCTGGGTTTCGCCCGCCTGCTGAGCGGCGCACCCGCGCCGATCGCTCTGCAGGCGAGACTCGCCGCCAACCCTGACGATCTCGAAGCCCTGCACTTGCTCGGCGTGCATCACATCGTCGCCGGCGACAGCGCTGCGGGTTTCGACGCCCTGCTGGAGCTGCTGAAACGCGATCGCAGCTGGCGCGAGGGCCAGCCACGCAAGAGCCTGATCGAGGCCTTCAGCCTGGTCGAGGACGAGGATCTGGTCGGTCGCTCACGGCGCCGCATGGCCTCGCTGCTGTTCTGA
- a CDS encoding phasin family protein: MAKFKKAAAAKPAAKPAAKAAKSAARKAAPKSPVAALGGKAETLSRSIMESAQGIWLAGMGAFNRAQEEGSRLFENLVKEGSSIEQKTRKLATGRVDAVRDAVENRVEQVRDRATDTWDKLEKIFEERVQRALNRLGVPGHEDLGHLAKRVDALTAELKKLGGEPKAAARKPAAKAAKPAAKVAKPAAKSAAAPVAKPAAKKAVKAPKVKAAAKTESAEAPAASE; encoded by the coding sequence ATGGCCAAGTTCAAGAAAGCCGCGGCTGCCAAGCCTGCCGCGAAGCCCGCCGCCAAGGCCGCCAAATCCGCCGCCAGGAAGGCCGCTCCGAAGTCGCCGGTCGCCGCGCTCGGCGGCAAGGCTGAAACGCTGTCGCGCTCGATCATGGAATCCGCGCAGGGCATCTGGCTCGCTGGCATGGGCGCCTTCAACCGCGCGCAGGAAGAGGGCTCGCGCCTGTTCGAGAACCTCGTCAAGGAAGGTTCGAGCATCGAACAGAAGACCCGCAAGCTCGCCACGGGTCGCGTCGACGCCGTGCGTGATGCCGTCGAGAACCGGGTCGAGCAGGTGCGCGATCGCGCCACCGACACCTGGGACAAGCTGGAGAAGATCTTCGAGGAGCGCGTGCAGCGCGCTCTGAACCGCCTGGGCGTGCCGGGCCACGAGGACCTGGGACACCTGGCCAAGCGCGTCGACGCGCTCACCGCCGAACTGAAGAAGCTGGGCGGCGAGCCCAAGGCGGCGGCCCGCAAGCCTGCGGCCAAAGCTGCCAAGCCCGCCGCGAAGGTCGCGAAGCCGGCCGCGAAGTCTGCCGCTGCGCCGGTCGCCAAGCCCGCCGCCAAGAAGGCCGTCAAGGCGCCCAAGGTGAAGGCCGCCGCCAAGACTGAATCCGCCGAGGCGCCCGCCGCCAGCGAGTAA
- a CDS encoding patatin-like phospholipase family protein has translation MLSIQTASAPLRRKPRIGLAVAGGGPIGGMYELGALRALDEAIEGLDLTRLEIYVGVSSGAFLAASLANRMDTATMCRIFLTGESGDVRFRPETFLRPAVFEYARRVVGLPRLLLDFWRNALLHPGELGIGDLLGRFGGLIPNGLFDNSGIEHFLRDAFTRRGRSNDFRELKRKLRVIAVDLDSGETVRFGSAGWDDVPISVAVQASAALPGLYPPVQLHGRHLVDGALRRTMHGSVALDEDIDLLIGLNPLVPYDGNAAQGAGGERRSSVTEGGLPMVLSQTFRTLLQSRMQVGLAKYAQQYSHSDQLIFEPNHDDAEVFFTNAFSYASRQRVCEHAYRVTLRDLGRHREALRPMLARLGLRLREDLLDAKSPSLMQGIRQAYRPHTATTARLSRALDEVEELIENRVDSPSRRRRR, from the coding sequence ATGCTCTCGATCCAGACCGCCAGCGCCCCACTCCGCCGCAAGCCTCGCATCGGTCTCGCCGTCGCCGGCGGCGGCCCGATTGGCGGCATGTACGAGCTCGGCGCTCTGCGCGCCCTCGACGAGGCCATCGAAGGCCTCGACCTGACCCGGCTGGAGATCTACGTCGGCGTCAGCTCAGGCGCCTTTCTCGCCGCCTCGCTGGCCAACCGCATGGACACCGCCACCATGTGCCGGATCTTCCTGACCGGCGAAAGCGGTGACGTGCGCTTCCGGCCCGAGACCTTTCTGCGCCCCGCCGTGTTCGAGTACGCCCGCCGCGTGGTGGGGCTGCCGCGGCTGCTGCTCGACTTCTGGCGCAATGCCTTGCTGCATCCTGGCGAATTGGGGATTGGCGATCTGCTGGGTCGGTTCGGAGGATTGATCCCCAACGGCCTGTTCGACAACAGCGGCATCGAGCACTTCCTGCGCGACGCTTTCACCCGTCGCGGCCGCAGCAACGACTTCCGCGAGCTCAAGCGCAAGCTGAGGGTGATCGCGGTCGACCTCGACAGCGGCGAGACCGTGCGCTTCGGCAGCGCCGGTTGGGACGACGTGCCGATCTCGGTCGCCGTGCAAGCCAGCGCTGCCCTGCCCGGCCTCTACCCGCCGGTGCAGCTGCACGGACGGCACCTGGTCGACGGCGCCCTGCGCCGCACCATGCACGGCTCGGTCGCGCTCGACGAGGACATCGACCTGCTGATCGGTCTGAACCCGCTGGTGCCCTACGACGGCAACGCTGCTCAGGGCGCTGGCGGCGAGCGACGGTCCTCGGTGACCGAGGGCGGACTGCCGATGGTGCTCTCGCAAACCTTCCGCACGCTGCTGCAGTCGCGCATGCAGGTGGGCCTCGCGAAGTACGCACAGCAGTACAGCCACAGCGATCAGCTGATTTTTGAGCCGAACCACGACGACGCCGAGGTGTTCTTCACCAACGCCTTCAGCTACGCCTCGCGCCAGCGCGTCTGTGAGCACGCCTACCGCGTCACGCTGCGCGACTTGGGCCGACACCGCGAGGCGCTGCGGCCGATGCTTGCGCGTTTGGGGCTGCGCCTGCGCGAGGATCTGCTGGATGCGAAGTCGCCCTCGCTGATGCAGGGCATTCGGCAGGCCTATCGGCCGCATACCGCGACTACGGCGCGACTGTCGCGCGCGCTGGATGAAGTCGAGGAGCTGATCGAGAACCGGGTGGACAGCCCTTCGAGGCGCCGCCGACGCTGA